One part of the Girardinichthys multiradiatus isolate DD_20200921_A chromosome 10, DD_fGirMul_XY1, whole genome shotgun sequence genome encodes these proteins:
- the LOC124874640 gene encoding zinc finger protein OZF-like isoform X1, which produces MMKVKADIPRGLRVEPPIPAASTSEPEQKQDSKDLIHQMLVIKVVPHDWSPSLDQQDPGPPHVKEEDEELWISQGEEQLSVKSEDEEKPRLSELHQVKTENNRETEAPTSSSVIQMEREPDGQSCGGLEPDKNPDPVCSSHLSKKMVERRGKTSKLSSSVTAQYGVHTGEKPFGCNICGKRFKHERNLKLHMMIHTGMREHRCDLCGKGFKEKFSLQTHMRVHTGETPFSCDDCGRRFHAKRNLTVHMKLHSEEKTFSCDVCGARFKVKVSLKKHMWIHTAERPFVCSVCKKGFSQQHLLKRHMLIHTGEKHYICSVCSKGFSQLVYLRRHLDIHNAQFSCRDCGKCFVKETQLQRHVRFHTEERRFGCDVCKSRFSQRQTLENHMKVHSGEKQFVCHVCSKAFSLHGDLKRHMRVHT; this is translated from the exons ATGATGAAGGTCAAAGCTGACATCCCCAGAGGGCTCCGTGTGGAGCCCCCCATTCCTGCAGCATCCACATCAGAACCGGAGCAGAAACAAGACAGCAAAGATCTCA TCCATCAGATGTTGGTGATTAAAGTGGTTCCCCATGACTGGAGCCCCAGTTTGGACCAGCAGGATCCAGGGCCCCCCCACGTaaaggaggaagatgaggagcTGTGGATCAGTCAGGGGGAAGAGCAGCTTTCTGTAAAGAGTGAAGATGAGGAAAAACCTCGGTTATCAGAGCTTCATCAagtcaaaactgaaaacaatagAGAGACAGAAGCTCCAACCAGCAGCTCAGTTATACAGATGGAAAGAGAACCTGATGGACAGAGCTGTGGAGGATTAGAACCAGACAAGAACCCAGATCCAGTATGTTCTTCCCACCTAAGTAAGAAGATGGTTGAGAGAAGAGGTAAGACATCAAAACTGTCTTCCAGTGTTACGGCTCAGTATGGagtccacacaggagagaagccaTTTGGTTGCAATATTTGTGGCAAAAGATTCAAACATGAGAGGAATCTTAAATTACACATGATGATTCACACTGGAATGAGAGAGCATAGGTGTGATCTTTGTGGTAAAGGATTTAAGGAAAAGTTTTCTCTTCAGACACATATGAGAGTCCACACTGGAGAGACTCCATTTTCCTGTGATGATTGTGGGAGAAGGTTCCATGCAAAGAGAAATCTTACCGTTCACATGAAGCTCCAttcagaagaaaaaacattttcttgtgatgtttgtggtgcAAGATTTAAGGTAAAAGTAAGTCTTAAAAAACACATGTGGATCCACACTGCAGAGAGACCTTTTGTTTGTAGTGTTTGCAAGAAAGGTTTTTCACAACAACATCTTTTAAAGAGACACATGCTtattcacacaggagagaaacacTACATTTGTAGTGTTTGTAGTAAAGGATTTTCACAGCTAGTATATCTGAGAAGGCACCTGGATATTCACAATGCACAATTTAGCTGTAGAGactgtggaaaatgttttgtgaaggaAACACAGCTACAGCGACATGTGAGGTTCCACACAGAGGAGAGACGATTTGGTTGCGATGTCTGTAAAAGCAGATTTAGTCAAAGGCAAACTCTTGAAAATCACATGAAAGTCCATTCAGGagaaaaacagtttgtttgTCATGTTTGTAGTAAAGCGTTTTCACTGCATGGAGATCTAAAGAGACACATGCGTGTTCACACATGA
- the LOC124874640 gene encoding gastrula zinc finger protein XlCGF8.2DB-like isoform X2 — MEREPDGQSCGGLEPDKNPDPVCSSHLSKKMVERRGKTSKLFSSVTAQYGVHTGEKPFGCNICGKRFKHERNLKLHMMIHTGMREHRCDLCGKGFKEKFSLQTHMRVHTGETPFSCDDCGRRFHAKRNLTVHMKLHSEEKTFSCDVCGARFKVKVSLKKHMWIHTAERPFVCSVCKKGFSQQHLLKRHMLIHTGEKHYICSVCSKGFSQLVYLRRHLDIHNAQFSCRDCGKCFVKETQLQRHVRFHTEERRFGCDVCKSRFSQRQTLENHMKVHSGEKQFVCHVCSKAFSLHGDLKRHMRVHT, encoded by the exons ATGGAAAGAGAACCTGATGGACAGAGCTGTGGAGGATTAGAACCAGACAAGAACCCAGATCCAGTATGTTCTTCCCACCTAAGTAAGAAGATGGTTGAGAGAAGAGGTAAGACATCAAAACTGTTTTCCAGTGTTACGGCTCAGTATGGagtccacacaggagagaagccaTTTGGTTGCAATATTTGTGGCAAAAGATTCAAACATGAGAGGAATCTTAAATTACACATGATGATTCACACTGGAATGAGAGAGCATAGGTGTGATCTTTGTGGTAAAGGATTTAAGGAAAAGTTTTCTCTTCAGACACATATGAGAGTCCACACTGGAGAGACTCCATTTTCCTGTGATGATTGTGGGAGAAGGTTCCATGCAAAGAGAAATCTTACCGTTCACATGAAGCTCCAttcagaagaaaaaacattttcttgtgatgtttgtggtgcAAGATTTAAGGTAAAAGTAAGTCTTAAAAAACACATGTGGATCCACACTGCAGAGAGACCTTTTGTTTGTAGTGTTTGCAAGAAAGGTTTTTCACAACAACATCTTTTAAAGAGACACATGCTtattcacacaggagagaaacacTACATTTGTAGTGTTTGTAGTAAAG GATTTTCACAGCTAGTATATCTGAGAAGGCACCTGGATATTCACAATGCACAATTTAGCTGTAGAGactgtggaaaatgttttgtgaaggaAACACAGCTACAGCGACATGTGAGGTTCCACACAGAGGAGAGACGATTTGGTTGCGATGTCTGTAAAAGCAGATTTAGTCAAAGGCAAACTCTTGAAAATCACATGAAAGTCCATTCAGGagaaaaacagtttgtttgTCATGTTTGTAGTAAAGCGTTTTCACTGCATGGAGATCTAAAGAGACACATGCGTGTTCACACATGA